CTTCCCGAGCCATGGCCTCGTGGCATCGAGGGTCAAAAGGCTTCCCTACCGCCTCCATTCTCTTTAGCCCGGCTGCCTCCAAAATACCGTTTAGTTGCCGATAAATCATCTCTACCCCGGCCCGGAAGGCGCGGTCAATCTCGCTTCCCGTAGCTGGCTTCTTGGCCTGGGCTAGCGCCCGGCCAAAATTGTCCAGCACCGGCAACAGCCTCTCCACCAGGCCACAAGCTGCATATTCCCGCAGCTCCTCCTGCTCCCGTCGCATCCGCTTGCGGTAATTATCGAAGTCGGCCTGCAAGCGCTGCCACTGGTTAAACAAGGCCTGATAGCGCTCCTCTTGTTCCTTAAGCCGGCGCTCCAGCTCCTCCACCTGCTCCTTTTTGACCATCCCAGCTTCTGGGCCTATGTCCTCGGTGGTTTCCACCTTCTCTTCATGGCCTTGGCTGCTTTGGGTGGGTTGGTCCTCTTCATTGATTGCCTTGGCCTCACCGGCTTGGTCCTGCCTCTTCTTCTTTCCCAAACCTACCCCTCCTGACTCAATAAAGGCTAGTGCCGCTAGGGCACCAGCCTCCTGACGGTCTTCTTTGGCTCTTACCAATTTCTAACCGAACAGCTCGGTCAAAGTCTCAGATAAGACGCTAGTGGTATACCTCACTGCCGGTAGAACCCGGGAATATTGCATCCGGGTGGGTCCCAATACCCCCAACGTGCCTACAGTCCGCCCGCCGATGCGGTAAGTAGCTGTAACTATGCTACAATCATGGATGACATCAAAGAGATTCTCTTCTCCGATACGGACGGTTATCTGGTTATCGGAGGCCTCTCGCAGGAGGTAGCGCAAGTGGTTCTCATCCTCAAACAGCCCAAATAGAGCTTCCAGGCGATCTGCCCGCTTGAATTCCGGCTGGGCCAAAATGTTGCTGGTGCCGCCCAAGTACACCTTTTCTTCCTGGCTATCGATCAGGGCCTCCTTGAGGAGCTTTAAAACCTCCCCCAGCACTTGGCGCTGCCTAGTCACCTGTAGCTGCAACTCGCTCAGGTTCCCACCTATGATTTCCTGGATCGATTTGCCACGGACGCAGTCGGTAAGCTCGTTGGAGAGCCTCTCCAAATCCTCGGGATTGATGGAGGTAGAGAATTCCACCAGCTGATGCTCCACCATGCCCGAAGTAGAGACTACCAGCAACAGGGCCCGGGTAGGAGCAAGGGGAATAAGCCGAAGATACTTGAACTTACCCCCATCCAGGCGCGGCTCCAGCATCATGGCCGTATAGTTGGTAATGCGGGACAATAGCTGCGTAGTCAAGCTCACTATTTCTTCGATTTCCTTCATCCGCTTGGCGTACCAGGCCCGAATAGTAGCCTTTTCAGCCTGGTCGAGCTCACGATCTTCCATCAGCCAGTCTACGTAATACCGGTAGCCTTTATCCGAGGGAATCCTGCCAGCTGAGGTATGCGGCTGTTCGATATAGCCCATTTCCTCCAAATCGGCCATTTCATTGCGGACAGTAGCTGGGCTTACCCCCAGGTTGTACCGCCTACAGATAGCCCGGGAGCTTACCGGTTCCGCAGTGGCAATATAATCCTGGACAATAGCCTGCAGTATACGTCGCTTGCGCTCATCCAGTTGCATGCCCTTCGCCCCCTGATTAGCACTCTTAGGTGGAGAGTGCTAAGGCTTCTCTCTCAAAGTAACACTTGCCCATGTGGTTGTCAAGATGTATGCGGCCTAAACAAACCGGCAAAAGACTTCATTGGCCACCGGTAGCGCCAGCTGGGTGAGCCGCAACCGGTCTCCAGCTCTTTCCAAAAGCCCGCCGTCCAAAAGCTCGGCAATGGCCTCACCAAAGACATCTTCGGGACCAACCCCAAACCGGTGGGTGAAATCAGAGCAGCTCACCCCATTCAGCAGCCGCAAACCCAAAAACATAGTCTCTTCCATCCGCTCCCTCACGGTCACGGGTTGGCGGTCGGCCACCGGCAACCGGTTGGCCTCTAGGCTCTCACAGTACCTGGTCAAAGAGGCCAAGTTGCTCCACCGCCAGCTACCCGGGCCTCCGGTCCCAATGTCTCCCTCCCAACTAGAGGCAGCGCCGGCGCCCAAGCCCCAATAGGGTCGATTGTGCCAATATAAGAGGTTGTGCCGCGACTCATAACCTGGTCGAGCGTAATTAGCAATTTCATAGTGGTGGTAACCATGCTGGGTAAGGGTTTGAACCGCGGCCCAGAACATGGCCAGGCTAGTATTCTCGTCTGGAAGGGCCAGCTCCCCCCGTTTAAAAGCTCGAGCCCACCGGCTAGGCCCATCCATCCCCAGGCCATAGATAGATATATGCTCAGGCCCTAGATCGATGGCCGCCCGCAACGTGGACTGCCACTGGCCCAGCGACTGCCCCGGCAGCCCGTAGATTAGGTCCAGGCCCACATTAGCGGCATCAGCCTCTCGCAATTGTCGGAAGGCCTCTATCGCCTCTCGGGCAGTATGGGTGCGCCCCATGGCGGCCAAAAGCCCATCATCGAACGATTGCACTCCTAAAGACCAGCGGCTCACTCCGGCCTCTTTCAGAACCAATATCTTCTCCGGGTCCAAAGTGCCAGGATTAGCTTCAATGGTGATCTCTTCGATGACGGGAGCACCGGTAGCACATGGCTGAGCCATATCCATGGGGGAGATACTAAGCCCGCCGGTGGCTGGTTTGGGGTTGAACAGCGAGGTCATGGATGCTGGCCCGGTAGGCGGCTGGACAGTAGGGAGAAAAAGGCGCTGCCTTAGGTGGACCAATAGTTTCGCCAAGTCCTGGGTAGCCAAGAAAGTCGGAGTCCCGCCGCCGATGTACACCGTCACCGGTCGCTCCGGAGAAGTAGCCGGCCAGAAATGGGCGGCCAGGTCGATTTCTTTCTTCAGGGAATCTAGGTACCGCCTGACCACTTTCCGGGAGGGCCGGGCATAGCTGACAAAGTCGCAGTAAGCGCAGCGGCGAAGGCAAAAAGGCAGGTGTATATAGATGCCCCATGCTGCCAAGTTTAGTCGCCTCCGGTCCTCAGGACCGCCATAAATGCTTCCTGGGGAATTTCCACCTTGCCGACCTGCTTTAACCGCTTCTTTCCCTCTTTTTGCTTTTCCAGGAGCTTTCGCTTCCTGGTCACATCGCCGCCATAACATTTTTCCAGGACGTTTTTGCGCAGGGCCTTGACCGTTTCCCGGGCAATGATCTTGTTGCCAATAGCTGCCTGGATGGGCACCTCAAACAGCTGCCGGGGGATGACTTCCTTGAGCTTCTCAGTTACGGCTCGAGCCCGGGCGTAGGCTTTATCGCGATGGACGATCCAGGAGAGGGCATCCACCGTCTCACCGTGGATAAGGATGTCCATCTTTACTAGGTCCGACGGCCGGTATTCCTTGAGTTCATAGTCCAGGGAGGCGTAACCGCGGCTGCGGGATTTTAGCCGATCAAAGAAATCATAGATGATTTCTGCCAGGGGCAAATCGTATTCCAGCATCACCCGGCCTTGGCTCACGTACTCCATTTTAATAAAGACCCCCCGTTTCTCCTGGGCGAGCTCCATCACCGGCCCCACATAATCGGAGGGCACCATGATCGTCGCCCGCACGAAGGGCTCGCTGATGGAGCTAATCTCGGTT
This window of the Clostridia bacterium genome carries:
- a CDS encoding radical SAM protein, whose amino-acid sequence is MAAWGIYIHLPFCLRRCAYCDFVSYARPSRKVVRRYLDSLKKEIDLAAHFWPATSPERPVTVYIGGGTPTFLATQDLAKLLVHLRQRLFLPTVQPPTGPASMTSLFNPKPATGGLSISPMDMAQPCATGAPVIEEITIEANPGTLDPEKILVLKEAGVSRWSLGVQSFDDGLLAAMGRTHTAREAIEAFRQLREADAANVGLDLIYGLPGQSLGQWQSTLRAAIDLGPEHISIYGLGMDGPSRWARAFKRGELALPDENTSLAMFWAAVQTLTQHGYHHYEIANYARPGYESRHNLLYWHNRPYWGLGAGAASSWEGDIGTGGPGSWRWSNLASLTRYCESLEANRLPVADRQPVTVRERMEETMFLGLRLLNGVSCSDFTHRFGVGPEDVFGEAIAELLDGGLLERAGDRLRLTQLALPVANEVFCRFV
- the grpE gene encoding nucleotide exchange factor GrpE, which gives rise to MGKKKRQDQAGEAKAINEEDQPTQSSQGHEEKVETTEDIGPEAGMVKKEQVEELERRLKEQEERYQALFNQWQRLQADFDNYRKRMRREQEELREYAACGLVERLLPVLDNFGRALAQAKKPATGSEIDRAFRAGVEMIYRQLNGILEAAGLKRMEAVGKPFDPRCHEAMAREDQDQDASPEAVSIDMVLEEYETGYWFKDRVLRPARVKVGSQVLNPEPQPEPEPKAEAEPEAEPGTNASNNGEVNAEGGDSHA
- the hrcA gene encoding heat-inducible transcription repressor HrcA, with product MQLDERKRRILQAIVQDYIATAEPVSSRAICRRYNLGVSPATVRNEMADLEEMGYIEQPHTSAGRIPSDKGYRYYVDWLMEDRELDQAEKATIRAWYAKRMKEIEEIVSLTTQLLSRITNYTAMMLEPRLDGGKFKYLRLIPLAPTRALLLVVSTSGMVEHQLVEFSTSINPEDLERLSNELTDCVRGKSIQEIIGGNLSELQLQVTRQRQVLGEVLKLLKEALIDSQEEKVYLGGTSNILAQPEFKRADRLEALFGLFEDENHLRYLLREASDNQITVRIGEENLFDVIHDCSIVTATYRIGGRTVGTLGVLGPTRMQYSRVLPAVRYTTSVLSETLTELFG